Part of the Magnetococcales bacterium genome is shown below.
AAGGCAACCTCTTCCGCATCCAACCCCCCTTCCGGACCGGTCAACAGGGTCAGAGGTGAACCATGTGGGGGGGAATCCAGGGACCGCAAGCGCATGCCCTGGCGTTCTTCCTCCCAAAACAGCAAACGCAGACCGACCGGAGTCAACTCTGCCAATCGATCCCAGGAAGTGGGAGGATGGATGTGGGGAACCCGGGTGCGGCCACATTGTTCACTTGCTTCCATGGCAATGCGTTGCCAACGTTCACTCTTGTTGGCACTCTGTCTGGCATCCGGACGGCTCACACTGCGGCGGGTGATCAGGGGAACAATGGTTGCGACTCCCAGTTCCACCCCTTTCTGGATGACCATGTCCATGGCCGCCGGACGGGAAAGACCATGAACCAGGGTGATGGCCAGGGGGGATTCCCGCTCCCCGGTTCGATGCCGCAACAATTGAATGGTAACAGGGGTCACCACAGAGAGTAAAATGCCATCCCACTCCCCCCCGGAACCATCAAACAAACAGACCTCGGCTCCCTGGGGCAACCGCAGAACACGCAATAGATAATGCCCGATCCGGTCGTCCGGTCGATAAAGTTCGGCCTCCGGTCGCAAACCCTCAGCCACGAATAGGCGCGGAACCATCAAA
Proteins encoded:
- a CDS encoding 16S rRNA (uracil(1498)-N(3))-methyltransferase, whose product is MVPRLFVAEGLRPEAELYRPDDRIGHYLLRVLRLPQGAEVCLFDGSGGEWDGILLSVVTPVTIQLLRHRTGERESPLAITLVHGLSRPAAMDMVIQKGVELGVATIVPLITRRSVSRPDARQSANKSERWQRIAMEASEQCGRTRVPHIHPPTSWDRLAELTPVGLRLLFWEEERQGMRLRSLDSPPHGSPLTLLTGPEGGLDAEEVAFAREKLGFLAVGLGPRILRTETAALAVLTMVQTLWGDMG